The nucleotide window TACGCCTGCAAGAAAAAGCTGGACCACTGCGTCCTGAACGACGACCTGACCGAGGTGTTGGAGACTATCAGAGCAGCCGATGCGGTGGTACTGGCCTCTCCGGTCTATTACGGCGACGTCACCGGCCAGTTGAAGTGCTTCATCGACCGCACCTATTCCTACCTCAAACCGGACTACATCACCAATGCGGAGCCGAGCCGGCTCACGCCCAAAAAGCTGGTGATGGTGTTCACCCAGGGGCATCCGGACGAGGCGCTCTTTGCCGATATCTTTCCCCGCTACAACCATTTCCTGGGCTGGATGGGGTTCACCGACGGCAGCCTGCTGCGGGCCTGCGGCGTTGGCCCTGACACCGGCGATGCCGCGCTCGACACGGTCCTGCGCGAAGCGGAAGAGCTGGCGGCCAGTCTGATGGCATGAACCACACGATTAATGATAGACAGATAACGAGCTGGTATCATTATGATTATTTTTTTTGACATTTACTCTCCGCGCGGTTAGATTCCCCTCCAGTTCGACATATGTGCTAGACGACAATACTCAACCACTCGCGAGGGTGGGGCGGAAAGCCTACAGGGTCTTCAACAGACAGCCGGGTTGCCGAAATATCACACGATATTCCGGGCCCGGCTTTTTTGTTGCCGAAAATCCATCATTCCGGCACAAGGCAAAAGGAGATTAGACATGACCTACCCGCTCGCGTTCCCCAGCAACCTGTTCCCTTCCCTGCCGCTGC belongs to Geobacter sp. SVR and includes:
- a CDS encoding flavodoxin family protein gives rise to the protein MNIVCLLGSPRQTGNSAAIANHFLESAAKRGATTRTFLLNELSYRGCQGCYACKKKLDHCVLNDDLTEVLETIRAADAVVLASPVYYGDVTGQLKCFIDRTYSYLKPDYITNAEPSRLTPKKLVMVFTQGHPDEALFADIFPRYNHFLGWMGFTDGSLLRACGVGPDTGDAALDTVLREAEELAASLMA